The following nucleotide sequence is from Deltaproteobacteria bacterium.
AGTTTCAATCAATTAAATAAATGTTTTTTTCACAAGTAAGTATGCGGGGTCGTAGTTAAGATGGTTATAACGCCGGCCTGTCACGCCGGAGGGCGTGGGTTCAAGTCCCATCGGCCCCGCCAATAAATAGAGGGGTTGACCAATTGGTTGACTCCTTTTTTTATTTCTGATTCACAATAATTTAGGTTAAAATGAAGGAAATACTCTATAACAACTCATATAATGCACTCAATATACTGGTATAAGGTAAATTAAAAAAAGGAATGAAATACGAAGGCGAGATAATAAGGCCACCCAGCGAGGCTAATAGCTTATTGTTACAAGTGACGGTAGGTTGTTCCCACAATAAATGTATTTTTTGTCCCGCTTATAAAAATAAGAGATTCAGGATTAAATCGTATGATGAGATTCAGGAGGACATCTTAGAAGCCCGACGTTATCATTCTATTGAGAAGGTATTTCTTTGCGATGGCGATGCACTTATAATTCCCCAGAGTAAAATCGTTCAAATATTGGACTTAATACGGACACATATAAAGAGTAATAAAAGGGTAGGAACATATGCCAATGCAAAGAGCATATTGAGAAAATCGATTGATGAATTGATCCAGTTAAAAGAACTTGGCCTTACAATTGTGTATCTTGGTGTAGAAACGGGAAA
It contains:
- a CDS encoding radical SAM protein; the protein is MKYEGEIIRPPSEANSLLLQVTVGCSHNKCIFCPAYKNKRFRIKSYDEIQEDILEARRYHSIEKVFLCDGDALIIPQSKIVQILDLIRTHIKSNKRVGTYANAKSILRKSIDELIQLKELGLTIVYLGVETGNEELLQKIKKGVDYADMVQAGRRIKEAGITLSAIVILGLGGINKSLEYAVDTARILTEIDPDYASVYLQ